One segment of Syngnathus scovelli strain Florida chromosome 6, RoL_Ssco_1.2, whole genome shotgun sequence DNA contains the following:
- the dapk2b gene encoding death-associated protein kinase 2 isoform X2 produces MRTPGMALFKQQAVEDFYDIGEELGSGQFAVVKRCTEKSTGLTFAAKFVKKRQSRASRRGVKREEIEREVDILQQLQHPNVVALHDVYENRTDVVLILELVSGGELFDFLARKESLCEEEATQFIKQILDGVQYLHSKRIAHFDLKPENIMLLDRNVPLPRIKVIDFGLAHKMEAGAEFKNIFGTPEFVAPEIVNYEPLGLEADMWSIGVITYILLSGASPFLGETKQETLGNISAMSYQFDEEFFNNTSELAKSFIRQLLVKDTRKRMNIQEALNHPWIKPHNTRQAMVKRLSIVNLENFKRQYARRRWKLSFRIVALCNHLTRIMKKGHKLPAEDGRDCESDQEEEIEILKRRPRTRKRSSTS; encoded by the exons CGGCCAATTTGCGGTGGTCAAGCGTTGCACGGAGAAGAGCACGGGCCTCACCTTCGCCGCCAAGTTCGTCAAGAAGCGGCAGAGTCGGGCCAGCAGACGCGGCGTGAAGCGCGAGGAGATCGAGAGGGAAGTGGACATcctgcagcagctgcagcatCCTAACGTGGTGGCTCTTCACGACGTCTACGAGAACCGCACCGACGTGGTGCTCATCCTTGAGCT CGTTTCTGGCGGAGAGCTTTTCGACTTCCTGGCTCGTAAGGAGTCGCTTTGTGAAGAGGAGGCCACTCAGTTTATCAAACAGATCCTGGATGGTGTCCAGTACCTCCACTCCAAGAGGATTGCGCATTTTGACCTCAAG CCAGAAAATATAATGCTACTGGACAGGAACGTTCCTCTTCCCCGCATTAAAGTGATCGATTTTGGATTAGCACACAAGATGGAAGCCGGAGcggagtttaaaaatatttttggaacTCCTGAATTTGTTG CTCCGGAGATTGTGAATTATGAGCCTCTGGGCTTGGAGGCCGATATGTG GAGCATTGGAGTCATCACGTATATACT tttgagCGGCGCTTCACCTTTCCTGGGTGAGACAAAGCAGGAAACGTTAGGGAACATCTCAGCCATGAGCTACCAATTTGACGAGGAGTTCTTCAACAACACGAGTGAGCTGGCCAAGAGCTTCATCAGACAGCTGCTGGTGAAAGACACAAG gaAACGAATGAACATTCAAGAGGCGCTCAACCATCCGTGGATTAAG CCTCACAATACCAGACAAGCGATGGTCAAGAGGTTGTCAATAGTCAACTTGGAGAACTTCAAGAGGCAGTACGCCAGACGCAGGTGGAAG CTCTCATTCCGGATCGTTGCTCTGTGCAATCACTTAACTCGGATCATGAAGAAGGGCCACAAATTGCCAGCGGAGGACGGG AGGGATTGTGAAAGCGACCAGGAAGAAGAAATTGAAATCCTAAAGAGGCGGCCGAGGACCAGAAAGAGAAGCAGCACTTCCTGA
- the dapk2b gene encoding death-associated protein kinase 2 isoform X1: protein MRTPGMALFKQQAVEDFYDIGEELGSGQFAVVKRCTEKSTGLTFAAKFVKKRQSRASRRGVKREEIEREVDILQQLQHPNVVALHDVYENRTDVVLILELVSGGELFDFLARKESLCEEEATQFIKQILDGVQYLHSKRIAHFDLKPENIMLLDRNVPLPRIKVIDFGLAHKMEAGAEFKNIFGTPEFVAPEIVNYEPLGLEADMWSIGVITYILLSGASPFLGETKQETLGNISAMSYQFDEEFFNNTSELAKSFIRQLLVKDTRKRMNIQEALNHPWIKSFGRTPESAAPDAEQKAEELKTKRLKEYTIQSHSSMTTNNSYASFERFARVVEDIGLMETEVTQVAEAHRTLQEDLEALLDIYNDKEAWYKEENESTRRQLSRVRYEYRKVEATRRMLREDLSGVGANLESISEKYQERENQMDALRQELNSELQWLQEVVSSLDPQGAHDSCLDIALKELLHQGTPKPLTN from the exons CGGCCAATTTGCGGTGGTCAAGCGTTGCACGGAGAAGAGCACGGGCCTCACCTTCGCCGCCAAGTTCGTCAAGAAGCGGCAGAGTCGGGCCAGCAGACGCGGCGTGAAGCGCGAGGAGATCGAGAGGGAAGTGGACATcctgcagcagctgcagcatCCTAACGTGGTGGCTCTTCACGACGTCTACGAGAACCGCACCGACGTGGTGCTCATCCTTGAGCT CGTTTCTGGCGGAGAGCTTTTCGACTTCCTGGCTCGTAAGGAGTCGCTTTGTGAAGAGGAGGCCACTCAGTTTATCAAACAGATCCTGGATGGTGTCCAGTACCTCCACTCCAAGAGGATTGCGCATTTTGACCTCAAG CCAGAAAATATAATGCTACTGGACAGGAACGTTCCTCTTCCCCGCATTAAAGTGATCGATTTTGGATTAGCACACAAGATGGAAGCCGGAGcggagtttaaaaatatttttggaacTCCTGAATTTGTTG CTCCGGAGATTGTGAATTATGAGCCTCTGGGCTTGGAGGCCGATATGTG GAGCATTGGAGTCATCACGTATATACT tttgagCGGCGCTTCACCTTTCCTGGGTGAGACAAAGCAGGAAACGTTAGGGAACATCTCAGCCATGAGCTACCAATTTGACGAGGAGTTCTTCAACAACACGAGTGAGCTGGCCAAGAGCTTCATCAGACAGCTGCTGGTGAAAGACACAAG gaAACGAATGAACATTCAAGAGGCGCTCAACCATCCGTGGATTAAG TCCTTCGGGCGTACGCCGGAGAGCGCCGCCCCGGATGCTGAGCAGAAAGCCGAGGAGTTGAAGACCAAACGTCTTAAGGAATACACCATCCAGTCCCATTCCAGCATGACCACAAACAACTCGTACGCCAGCTTTGAACGATTTGCCCGCGTGGTGGAGGACATCGGTTTGATGGAGACCGAGGTGACGCAGGTGGCGGAGGCCCACCGTACCTTGCAAGAAGACCTGGAGGCTCTGCTCGACATTTATAACGACAAAGAAGCCTGGTACAAAGAGGAGAACGAAAGCACCAGGAGGCAACTCTCCCGAGTCCGCTACGAGTATCGCAAAGTGGAAGCCACCAGGAGGATGTTGAGGGAAGACCTGTCGGGCGTGGGCGCCAACTTGGAAAGCATCAGCGAGAAGTACCAGGAGAGGGAAAATCAAATGGACGCGCTGAGGCAGGAGCTGAACTCGGAGCTGCAGTGGCTGCAGGAGGTGGTTAGCTCTTTGGATCCGCAGGGAGCACACGATAGCTGTCTGGACATAGCGCTGAAGGAGCTGCTGCATCAGGGGACCCCCAAACCCCTCACAAATTGA